The sequence ACGCAGTAAGGCTGGAACTGCCGATCGCCCCCCCTCGTCGCAGGGCAATCGCCCATGGCGATTTTGCGTCGCTCGGTCGAGCGCCCGCTTGCCGCGCAAGGTCTGCCCCGGCGGTCACAAAGCGGTGAACACCAGCCCGGCAGCCACAGATGCTTAAACTTTGATCGATCCCTTTAGACCTTGATTTGCCGGCTGCGTGATATCCGCACGCCCGCCAATGTCTATTTGGGGGTAGAGAAATGCTGAGAGTTGCAGGCGGGTTTGCCCGTTCGCGCAGCGGCTCGATGATGCCGCTGTTTCTTCTGAGCCTGGTGCCGCTGATCACCGTCGTCGGCTTCTCGGTCGACTATACCGATGCGGTCGAAACCCGGTCTAACATGCAGTCGGCGCTGGATGCCGCGACGCTGGCCATCACCACGCTGCCGGCGACCACGACGACGGCCGCCCGCCAGCAGGCGCTGCAGGACAATTTCACCGCCAATAACGGGCAGGGCACCGCAACGCTGGTGAGCTTCAACGTCGCCGCCAACGGCACCGTCACCGCGCAAGCCTCGGCGAGCTTCGCCATGCCGACCGATTTCATGACCATTGCCCGGATCAACACCGTGCCGGTCGCCGTAACCTCCGGCGTCAACAAGGCACCAGGCCTGGTGCAGGCGACGTTCAAGGTCACCGGGGTCTCGGGCTGGTGGAACAAGACGATGACGCTCTACGGGACGCAATTCGGTGCCACGGCGGCCAAGCCGCTGATGACGATCGCCTATACCTATGGCAACACCAAGGATCCCAAGGGCTACGGCACCACCATCGTCAGCACCATTACCGGTTCGGGCAGCCAGACCGTCACCACCATGGTCCAGAAACAGGTCTGCACCGTCGGCAACAACCCGCCCAACGGGGTGACGCTTCAGCAGGATTCGTATGGCACGAACTATTACTGTGTCTCTACGATGTATCCGGCCAACAGCGCCGGCGCGGCGATCGACGTCAGCCAGATGGGCGGTCTGTATCTCCAAATGAACGTGCCGTCGGGCAACCCGCAAAACCTCTATTCGAACGACCCGGCCACCTCCAACCGGCTCTACAGCGGAACGGCCGCCAACAGCCTGGTCGAGACCCCCACCGGCCAGACCGTCGACATCTTCTCCATCGTGCCATGCGGCCAGACGAGCTATCAGGCATGGGAAGACGGTGGAACCACTGTGCCGGCGCCGTCCTCCAATGCCGACTTCTTCTACACCGTCACCGGCAAGTGCGACTTCGACCAGCGTCCCTCGCTGACGGCGCTGACGCAGTAGGGTGCTGCTAATCTCCCCCCTCGGGGGGAGATGTCGCCGAAGGCGACAGAGGGGGTCGGCACGACCGGACGCCAACCTTCAAATGCCGCAAAAGGCCGCGCCCAGTCGGACCGACCCCCTCTGGCCTGCCGGCCATCTCCCCCTCAAGGGGGGAGATCGGCTATCATGGCGGCCCTCAGCGTACGTCAGCCCCAGGAGAAGAATCCGATGTCCGACCCCGTGCTGCGTGTGTCCATCTTGCGATGCGATGCTTCGAAGTTTGCGCTGTTGCGAGAGATGATGCTGGAGGCCGAGGCAGATCTTCGGCCCGGCATCGAGGCCATGCCAGGGCTGCTCACCTTCTACGCCGGCGCCGACGAGGCGACATTGTCGCTCATCAACACCAGTGTCTGGGATACGCTGGAGCACGCCAGGCAGCTCGATACCTTCCAGCCCATGCTGGATGCAGGAAAGCGATTTGTCGCCGAAGGCGCAATTTTGAGCGGCCGATCATGCACTACACCTCACTGTGGCGTTTTGGGCCGCGCGCATAAGTCTGGTGCCGTGATCACAAACCGGTGAGCGCTGTAACGAAGCGGCAAACGGCAGCGAAGTGGGGGAATGACCGGCGCATCTGAGCGCCGTCCCACACGGAGCCAGCCGATGTCGAGAGCCAGAACATTCGCCGCATTGTCCAGCCTGGGCGCTCTTGCGCTCGCCGCCTCGCTCAGCGCCGCTGCCGCGCAGCCGCTCAGCGTCGTCGAGCTGTTCACCAGCCAGGGCTGCTCCTCCTGCCCGCCGGCCAACGCCAATCTCATCAAGGTCAAGGACCAGCCCGGCGTGCTGGCGCTGTCCTTCAACGTCACCTACTGGGATTATCTCGGCTGGAAGGACACGTTCGGCAAACAGGAGTTCACCCAGCGCCAGGTGTCCTACGAGCCGCCGCTCGGCCATGACGGGCCGTTCACGCCGCAAGTGGTGGTCAACGGCCATGCCGATGTCGTCGGCGCCGCACCCGGCGAGATCGAGCGCCTGATTTCCGCAACGGGCAAGACCGGCGGCCCCTCGCTGTCGCTCGAGGGCGGCAAGGTCGCGATTGGCGCCGGCGCCGCCCCGGGCGGCAAGGCCGATGTCTGGCTGGTGCGCTATGCCAAGGGCGTCGTGCAGGTGCCGGTGGCGCGCGGCGAAAACACCGGCCGCACCTTGCCGCATGCCAATGTCGTGCATGCGCTGGAAAAACTCGGCAGCTGGACCGGCGACGCCACCGCCTATGCGCTGCCCGCCGCGCCCGGTGGCTTCAGCACCGCCGTGCTGGTGCAATCGCCGGGCGGCGGACCGATCCTCGCCGCCGCGACCAACTGATTTTTCTTTCCCTTCGCGCGGGGCCGCATGCAGCGGCAACGCATCACCCGGCCCGCTTCCGCGCGCCAAAACCCAAGGAGACTCTCAATGACCAAGTACCTGACCCTGCCGGCGCTCGCTTTCGCGCTTTCGGCCGCCGTTTTCGTCGCCGGCGCCCGCGCCGACGACACGACCAATGCCATGAAGCCGGCCAACGCGATGGCTACCGACGCCATGAAACCGGCCACGGATGCCATGAAACCGGCGGATGCAATGAAGCCCGCAACGGACGCCATGAAGCCTGCCGACCCGATGGCCACCAATG is a genomic window of Mesorhizobium huakuii containing:
- a CDS encoding TadE/TadG family type IV pilus assembly protein produces the protein MLRVAGGFARSRSGSMMPLFLLSLVPLITVVGFSVDYTDAVETRSNMQSALDAATLAITTLPATTTTAARQQALQDNFTANNGQGTATLVSFNVAANGTVTAQASASFAMPTDFMTIARINTVPVAVTSGVNKAPGLVQATFKVTGVSGWWNKTMTLYGTQFGATAAKPLMTIAYTYGNTKDPKGYGTTIVSTITGSGSQTVTTMVQKQVCTVGNNPPNGVTLQQDSYGTNYYCVSTMYPANSAGAAIDVSQMGGLYLQMNVPSGNPQNLYSNDPATSNRLYSGTAANSLVETPTGQTVDIFSIVPCGQTSYQAWEDGGTTVPAPSSNADFFYTVTGKCDFDQRPSLTALTQ
- a CDS encoding DUF1223 domain-containing protein, which codes for MSRARTFAALSSLGALALAASLSAAAAQPLSVVELFTSQGCSSCPPANANLIKVKDQPGVLALSFNVTYWDYLGWKDTFGKQEFTQRQVSYEPPLGHDGPFTPQVVVNGHADVVGAAPGEIERLISATGKTGGPSLSLEGGKVAIGAGAAPGGKADVWLVRYAKGVVQVPVARGENTGRTLPHANVVHALEKLGSWTGDATAYALPAAPGGFSTAVLVQSPGGGPILAAATN